Sequence from the Clostridia bacterium genome:
CCGGGTCGGTTGATGAACATGACGTAACTGTCGTACGCCGTCAACTTCAGCGACTGCGACGCGCCCTCCGGCTTGACGTCGGTGACGATTAGCGAAGAGAGGCCGAAACGGTTCATTCTTTCGACCTGCTCCTGAGTCCATTTATCGACGCCGTTTAGATTGACTCTGCCGGATACGGTCATCGGAAGAAATCCATCGACCGCGGCGGCAAGACGCTCGTAAGCGTTGTCTATCTCCGGCTGCGCCGCGGAATCGTCGATGATGACTGCGTCGGCGGCGGCAAGCTTGCCGTAGAGGTATTTTCTTGTCTGTTCGGTCCCACCCGAGAAGTAGAGCTCGCGCGCTTCATTGAGTTTCTGCTCGAGCTCCGCCTTTGTCGTCGAGGCGGATGCGGTTATTGTGAACGAGCCGGCAAAAACACCCGCTATCATACACAATAGGATCAATGCGGATAGCAACTTTTTCATAACTGACCTCCCGTAAAAACATATCCTTTAATTAGTGAAACCGGCGCGCGTCTGTCATGATCGCGCGCCGGAACAGCCCTTAATTAAAACTGACAGTGCCGTTATCGAAATTGACTTTGCCCTGTTTAATGACGTCTTCATTTATCCTGAAGACCCATTCCTTCGTTCCGCTGTGACCGGTAAACGTGACCTGAATACCGTTTTTGACGCGGTCGGAGTTATAATTTACGTCAACGAGGCGCAGCACGGACTCCTTCTCGCCGGACTTTTCCTTGACTGTATATATATCCACGTTGAAGCTCGTGTAATCCTTATAAATTTCCGGGACTTCGAAGGTGTATTTGACTTCTTTTATCGCGAGCGTGCCGTCGGAGATCGTAAGATCGACCTTGTCTCCCTGATTGAGCGTGCCCTTATCGGGATTCTGGGCGATGACGGTGCCGGCGGGCTTTTCGGAGGCGGCCGTCGTAACAACGCCCTTGTCAAGTCCGGCGTCCTTCAGCTTCTTCTCCGCCTCTGCCTCGGTAAGTCCGACGACGTTGACTATTTCAACGGGACTGACTACCGGACCTGTGCTTACGTATACCGTTATCTCCTCGCCGACTTTTACCGGAGTTCCGATCTTCGGGCTCGTTCCTATGACAAGCCCCTCCGGTACGTCGTCGACGGATTTTTTCTCCTCGACACAGGTGAGGTTGAGCTTCTGTATCTCCGCTTTTGCCGCCTGATACGAAAGCTGCGCAACGTCAGGAACATCCACCTTCTGCACGCCCTTGCTGACCGTCAGATAGATGCGGTGGCCTTCGGAAACCTGCGTGCCGTCTTTCGGCTGCTGCGAAATTATCTGCCCCTCTTCGTATTCGTCGTCCCAGACTTTGTTCTGCTCGATAAAGATAAATTTGTTTGTGTACTGCGGATCGTTGACGATATCGCTGTAGTACTTGCCCTTGAAGTCCGGCACGACAAAATCGGTGCCGCCCTTGTTTTTGGCAATAAGCACGACGAGTATTATCGCGGCAATGACCAGCACCGCGGTTATCGCGATCAGTATCGGCACAAAAGACGGAGTCTTTTTTGACTTTCCGTTATCTTCCGGCTTGATTTTGCCGAAGTAGCGGGTCTTTGCGGAATCATCAACCAGGTCGTAATCGAAAACAACGTCCGGATCGTTTTTGACCGCCTGGATATCCTTTATCATATCGGCGGCGGAAGCGAATCTGTTTTCGGGCGACTTCTGCATCGCCTTCATAATGATCTGATCGACCCCTATTGGAATCGTGTCATTGATCATCCTGGGGTTGTCCGGCTGCTTCTGGACGTGCTGCAGCGCGATGGAAAAGGGCGTATCGCCGTCAAACGGGAACTTACCGGTCGTAAGAACGTAAAAGATTGCGCCGAGCGAATAGATATCCGCTTTGAAATCCGTCTCGTTGCCGGAGGCCTGCTCCGGACTGATATAGTGCACGGAGCCGAGCGCCATTTCACTCATCGTCTTCGTATCGACAGACGCCATGCGCGCGATGCCGAAGTCGGTGACCTTGACGGTGCCGTCTTCAAGCAGCATAATGTTCTGGGGCTTCAGATCCCTGTGAACGACTCCCCTCTCATGAGCGTGCTGTATGCCCTTGAGAGTCTGCTCCATAATAGCTATCGCGTCATGCAGCGGGAGGACCTTCTTCACATCGATGTACTGCTGGAGCGTTATGCCGTTGATATACTCCATAACGATATACTGCGGCCCGTCACCGGAACCGACGTCGTATATGCTGACGATATTCGGATGCGAGAACATCGCTATCGCTCTGGATTCGTTCTTGAAGCGGCGTCTGAACTCCTCGTCCTCCGCGAATTCATCCTTGAGTATCTTTACCGCAACGTTTCTCTCGGCAAAACGATCGTAGGCCTTATAAACAACGGCCATTCCGCCGACGCCGATGACTTCGCGTATCTCGTATCTGTTATCTAATCTTACTCCGAGATATTTATCCATTGATTGACCCCTCCATTGAATTTCCGCTGATAATGACCGCGGTAGCGTTATCCGTTCCGCCGCGCTCAACGGCAAGAGCGATGATTTCATTAACGGCTTCGTCCGGCGGCTTTTCCATAAAGCCGGCAAGTTCGGCTCCGTCTATGAGGTTCGTCACCCCGTCCGTGCAGAGAAGTATGGAATAGTTCTTCGGCAAATAGTATTCGGTGTAATCCGCTTCGAGCAGCGGCGCGACGCCGAGCGCCCGAGTGATAAGATTTTTGTTCGGATAGTTCTGCGCCTGATCCGGTGTGAGCTCGCCGCTTTCAAGCAGCTCCTGCACGACGGAATGGTCGCGCGTCAACTGCTCGAGCTCCGTGCCGTTGAAAAGATAGGCGCGGGAATCGCCGGCGTGCACAAGGTAAAGCGTTCCGTTTCTTACCACAGCGGCAACGATCGTCGTTCCCATTCCCTCGAGGGTGTCGATTTCCTTCGACTTTTCATAGACCGCGAGGTTGGCGGCGTCTATCGCGGAAAAAAGCACGTACTTCAGATCAGAGTTCTTTTCCGCAACGGAAATACGCTTCGCGACTATATCAGCGGCGATATCGGACGCAACGGCGCCGCCGTTGGCCCCGCCCATTCCGTCGCAAACCACGGCGTATGCGAAGTTTTCACCTTCGCCCATTATGAAGGCATCCTGGTTTTCCTTTCGGACAAGCCCGATGTCGCTTGCTCCGTATACCCGCACGGCAAATCACTCCTTTCAAGCGTCCGCACGCTTTTCTTCATTTTCAAAACGCAGCCGCAGCTGTCCGCAGGCGGCGTCTATATCGGTTCCGAGTTCGCGTCTGACAGTCGCGCTGATACGCTCGCGCTCAAGGACGTTCAGAAACGCGTTTATCCGCGCCGGCGACGGTCTCTCCCACTCGCACTCATCGGAAGGATTCAGCGGTATGAGATTGACGTGGACCATCATTCCGCGGAGTCTGGAAGCGAGCTCTCTCGCGTTTTCGTCTGAATCGTTCAGCCCTTTTATGAGCGTGTATTCGATCGCGACGCGGCGCTTCGTATAATCCGCGTACTCTTTAGTTTCGGCGAGCAGCTCGCGCATTTCGTACTTCGCGGCGACCGGCATTATGCGGCGGCGGATCTCGTCGTTCGGCGCGTGGAGCGACAAAGAAAGCGTCAGTCCGAGCCGCATTTCGCGAAGCTGCTTTATCCGCTCGACAAGCCCGCAGGTCGAAATTGATATCCCCCTTATGCTCAAACCAAGGCAGCGTTCGTCCGTCGCCATAGATATGAATTTCACTACGTTATCGAAGTTATCCAGCGGCTCGCCGGTACCCATTAAAACTATATTAGATATTTTAACACAAAATTGTCTCTCTGTAAAGATTATTTGGTCGAGCATTTCCGAAACGGAAAGATTCCGTTTCAGTCCGCGCTTTGTCGAAGCGCAGAAACGGCAGCCCATACGGCATCCGGCCTGAGTGGAAATGCATACGGTGTTGCCGTGTTTGTACTTCATAAGTACCGTTTCGACGGCGTTTCCGTCCGCGAGACCGTAAAGCAGTTTCGCGGTCTCGCCGTCCGAAGAGACCTGCGAGCGCAGTATCTCGGGCTTCGATATGAAGAACAGTTCTCCGAGGCGACCGCGAAGCTTTGCCGAAAGGTTAGTCATTTCCGCGAAAGAAGCGACTCTGTCATTATAAAGCCAGCGAAAAATCTGCGCCGTCCGGTAGCTTTCGCAGCCCTCGGCGGCAAGCAGCGCCGTCAGCTCTTCAAATGTCAAAGCTTTGATATCCGTCATATTTTTACCATTCTCGCAACGAAAAATCCGTCCGTGCCGTTCAAGTCGGGGCGAAGCGTGACGCGCCAATCCTCTCTCCCGTCGGGAGTTGCAAACGGAAGCGGCTCAAAACCGCCGTTTTTCGCCAGGAACGCCTCGACGACCGCTTCATTCTCCGCACGCAGCAGCGTACAGGTGGAGTAAACGAGCGTGCCGCCTTTACGGACGCAGCGGGCTGAGTTTTCGAGTATCGCAGTCTGTATCTTCGGCAACTCCGCGACGTCCATGGCGCGTTTGCGGCGTATTTCCGGCTTCTTGCGTATAACGCCGAGCCCTGAGCACGGCACGTCGCAAAGCACTCTGTCCGCTTCCGGCAGGTCGCCCTTCGACGCGTCGCGGACGGCGGCGGTAAGAATTTTTATCCCGAGCCGTTCCGTGCCTTCGCGAATAAGTCCGACCTTCTTTTCGCTTATATCAAAGGAGCGAAGTTCTCCCTCGTTTCGCATCATTTCGGCGGCAGTGAAGCTCTTGCCGCCCGGCGCGGCACAGACGTCATAAACGCGTTCGCCCGGCTGCGCGCCGAGCACTCCGCAGCAGAACGCGGACGCCGCGTCCTGAACGTGAAACAGTCCGCCGCGGTAGGCGGCGAGTCCGTCGACGCCTCCGGTTCCGGAAACGGTAAGCATATCGGAGATAAACGGGTGTTTTTCCGTCGTCACGCCCTCCGCCTCAAGCAACGACGCAAGGCGTTCGGCGTCGGTTTTCAGCGTGTTTGCTCTGATCGTCAGCGGAGGTCTGCCCTCCGACGCGGCGAGTATCGCTTCAGCGGCGGCGAAGCCGTATTCCTTTATCCATTCCTCCGCTATCCAGTTCTCTACGGAATAGCGAAGCGAAAGGTATCCGACCGGATCGGCTTTCGCGTCCGGCAGAACGCTTTCGTCGCGGTGGCGGTCGATATTCCGCAGCACGGCGTTGGCAAATCCGCCGGCGTGGAAATCGACAGATTTGGCGAGCTCTACGCCTTCGTTTATCGCCGAATACGCCGGTATCTTGTCGCAGAAGAGTATCTGATACGCGGAAAGCCGCAGTATCACGGCGAGCTCCGGACGCAGCTTGCCCTTTCGCGTCAGTTCGCGCCGTATGTACGCGTCGAGCAGCGACTCGCGCTCGAGCGTTCCGTATACGATATTCGCGGCAAGCGCCGCGTCCTGTTCCGAAAGCTCAGCCGCCTTTATCCCGGCGTCGAGCGCACGGGGCGAAAACGCGCCTCCCACGGAAACAGCTTTAAGCACCTTATAGGCGCAGACGCGTGCACCGGTCATCAGTCGCTTCTCCTGCCGAATATCATCAGCAAACGGATAATGTTCATCAGCGTCACGAAGAATGCCGCGACGTAGGTCATTGCGGCGGCGGTGAGCACCTTCCTCGCGCCGACGGCTTCGGCGTCCGCAAGGACGTTATGCGAACGGATCGCGGACATCGCCCTGCGCGAAGCGTCGAACTCCACCGGCAGCGTTATAAGCTGCACGAACAAACCCGCGAAAAGTATTATGAAAGCGGTCTTGAAAAGTATCATGCTCGCGTTTTCGTTGGAAACGATAACCGAGATTATAAGCAGCGGTACGGGAAGCCATGAAACGAACTGCGTTATCGGGATAACGAAGTTGCGTATCCGCAGCGGGAAATACCCGATATTGTGCTGAACGGCGTGCCCCGCTTCATGCGCGGCGATGCCTACGGCGGTCACCGAGTTTTTGTCAAAAACGTCCGACGAAAGGCGTATCGCCTTCGACCTCGGATCGTAGTGGTCGCCGTCGCTGCTCTGCAGACGCTCGATGCGAACGTCGAGTATGCCGTTGGCGGAAAGGATCAGCTCCGCCATTTCCCTGCCGGTTATTCCTCTCGCGGTGCGCACCTGCCCGTATTTGCTGATAGAGGACTTGACGACTATCTGTGTTATGAGCATGAATATCAGCGCGGGTATTACGAGTATGAAATACCACTTGTCAACGTACCAATACATCTGATTACTCCTTGTTGAAAATCGGGTGACCGCGAAGGTATGCGGCGGAGTCCATACGCTTTCCGCCCTCGCCCTGCACTTCGGTCAGCAGCGCTTCCCTGCCGTCTCCGCAAGCGACGGCGATCATACCGTCTTTTTCGTAAGCTTCGCCGGCGGGACGCGAGGTCTTTTCTCCGACGGCGGCTTTGTATACCTTGAGTCTGTTTCCTTTTATATCGGTCCGCGCGACCGGATTAGGATCAAGTCCGCGGACAAGATTCACTACGTCGGCGGCGGATTTCGCGAAGTCTATGACCGCCGCTTCTTTCGAGATCATAGGCGCGTAGGTGGCTTTGCTTTGGTCCTGCTTAACGGGTATTATTTCACCCGCGTCGAGTTTTATCAGCGTTTCCGCGAGAAGCTCCGCACCGACCGGCGCGAGCGCGTCGAAAAGCTCTCCGGCGGTCATTTCGGGAGGTATTTCAACCTCGCGGACGGCGAGCATATCGCCGGTATCCATGCCTTCGTCGAGCTGCATGATCGTCACCCCTGTGACTTTTTCGCCGTTGACAATCGCAGTCTGTATCGGCGACGCGCCTCTGTACTTCGGGAGCAGCGAGGCGTGGACGTTCACGCAGCCGAGGCGCGGCAGTTTCAGAAGCGACGCCGGCAGGATCTTGCCGTAAGCGGCGACAACGGCGACGTCGGGAGAGAACTTTTTGAATATTTCCTCCCCTTCTCCGTTGCGCAGCGAGAGCGGCTGGTATACCGGGATCCCGACGCTTTCCGCATATGATTTGACCGCGCCGGTAATTATCTTGTTGCCGCGGGCGTTGACTCTGTCCGGCTGGGTTATCGCGGCGCAGACGTCGAACCCGCGCCCGACGAGTTCTTTCAGCGTAACGGCGGCAAAGTCCGGCGTTCCCATAAAAACGATTCTCAAACGAATTACTCCTTTTTATCGCCCTTCAGTTCGTCCGGATCAAGCATTCGCACGACGCAATCTATGAAAAGCTTGCCGTCGAGGTGGTCGACCTCGTGGCATACCGCGCGCGCGGAAAGACCGCTGACCGAATATCTGACCTTTTCGCCGGCGAGATTCAGCGCCTCGACGGTCACGTTCATGGGTCTGTTGGTTATGCCGTACTCGCCCGGATATGAAAGGCATCCCTCGATATCCTCCTGATGCCCCGATTTTTTGGTAATAACGGGGTTTATCAGCTCTACGACGCCGATATCCTCAAGATCGACGATGACGACGCGGCGAAGCACTCCCACCTGCGGAGCGGCAAGGCCGACTCCGTTGGCGAGCGCCATCGTTTCCTTCATATCCTCCACCAGCGTTTCTATCCGCGCGTCGATCTTATCGACCTCGCGGGCGCGCTTGCGAAGCGTTTCGTCCCCGAATTCTATTATTTGTCTTACAGCCATTTTTATTTCCTCTCAATTACTGTATCCGCGCCGCAGCGCGCATTATCAACAATACGTCCGAAACCGTCAGAGCGGCGTCGGCGTCCATATCCATTCTTTCGACGGTGTCGATATCCGTCTTCGTCATGCCGAGCGAAATACGGAGCACTTGGAGCGCGTCGGTAACGCTTATCCGTCCGTCGCCGTCGATATCGCCGCGGATCAGTTCCACGAAAACGCACGCGGTGTTCCCCGCGCAGAAGGTCTCCGCGTAGCTCCCGCGCGTGCCGTAGACCTTGACGTTACGGCTCGCGAACGCGTCGTCCGCGCAGTCCGACATCGTCGACGGGAAGCGCAGTTTTTCCAGCGGAGCGGTCCCGAACGCATCCGATTCGACGCGTTCGACGCCTTCGCGCAGGATAACCTCTTTCAGCGCGCGGACGTTTCCGCAGATGCCGGACGGAACGGTCTTCATACCGCTGCCGATAACGAGTTTACGCAATCCGTGGCACCAGTCGAAGGCGTCTTCGCCGATAAAGGTCACGGAATCAGGAATGACAAGCTCCGTAAGCTGCTTGCAGCCGTGAATCGACTCTTTGGCGATATATTCAAGTCCTTCGGGCAGGATAAGCTCGCGGAGCGTCCAGCAGTTGCGGAACGCCTCCGTTTCGATGCGCTTCAATGTCGACGGGAGCGTTATGCTCACGTTTTTCGCGTAGTTGCCCATGCCGCCGAACGCCGCGGCGCCTATCACCGTGACGGGGCAGCCGCCGAGCGTTTCCGGAACGACGATGTTTCTGTCGTTGCCGCGGTAGCCGGTAACGGTCGCTTCGCCGTCGGTTATCTTATAGAAAAAGTCGCAGTCGTAGGCGGCGGAAGCGGGTCCGGATTCGCCGTCAACGCTCCATCGGTGGAGCGCCTTCGGGAATGTGTATGTCGTGGCGTAAACGTATTCGCCGGACGGCGAGAACTTCATCGAAAAGACGTGTCCGTTATGCTCCGTCATCGACGTGACGAGCGTGCGGCGGTAGCCGCCGTCGGCGTCGTAGATCTTCACCCTGCCGTCGAGACTCGCGACGGCGATGCGGCTTCCGTCCGGAGAGAACTCCGCTATATGCGCCGCCTGCGAAAAGCCGCCGAGTATTTTCAGCAGTTCTCCGCTTTCAACGTCGTAAAGTCGGGCGCAGTTATCGGAGGAGTTGACGAGCAGTTTTCTGTCGTCCGCGGAGAAGCGCACGGAGGTCATGCTTGTGTTTTTCAGCGTGTTCAGTTTGCGGATAAGGGTTTGATCCGCGACGCTGAAAAGGTATATCCCTCCGCGCTCGTCCGTCACGGCCAGCATAGAGGAATCCGACGAGAAGGCGACTCCGCGCGCCTGCGCCGCGCCGCATTCGAGGTGAGCGAGCACGGTGAAGGTTTCTGTTTCGAGCAGGACGCATCTGCCGTCGAGCAGCGCTACGGCGAGCAGACCGCCGTCCGGCGAAAGCGTCATTCCCCTGCCCTCTCCGCCTATTTCGGTCTCGTATCTCAACGCGCCGGTGGCGATGTCGAACACGCGCATACAGCCGAGTTTCACGATGCTTCCGTCAAACTGGTTGCCGGCGCCGTTATGAGCCGCTCTCGCAGGCATATCCGCGGTTATCAGCCCCGTGCCGTCCTTCGTAAACAGCAGCTTACTATGGCAGACGGTGCCGTTGCAGATGCGAAGCGGGGGCGCGTCGTAATCCGACGTATCGTAGATCAGTATCGTGCCGACGAAATCCGCGACGGCGAGCTTCGATCCGTCCGGCGAATACTCGATCGCCGAAAGGAGTACCATCGGGAGCGCGGTCAGCATACGCTTCTGAAGACCCGTGGCGGCGTCTTCGATATAGATATATCCTTTTCCGTCGGCAACGGCGATCTCGCCGCCGTCCGGCGAGACCGCAAGCGGCATCTCGTTATCCCAGTCGTGCGAACGCGCGACGACGTCGGCGGCGGTGGATGTGTAAGTCGTTTCCGGCGTCGTTTCGTCCGGCAGGTAATCGCAGCTCGTTTCGCGCTTGCTGACGGTTATTCTGTCGATGTAGTAAAAATACTCTTCCGGATAATCCTTGCCGGGTGTGAGCGTTCCGTCGTCCTCGCCCTGGATCCAGTTATCGAGGATCAGAAAATGCGGATCGTCGCCGAAGGCGTATTTGTCGTCGTTCGCCTTCGGATTGTGCGACGCGTAGAGCATCCCGTCGAGGAACCAGCGCATCTGGTCGTTCTCCCATTCCAGCGCGAAGGTGTGGAACTCTTCGCTGAACGGGACGCGGTTTTCGGTATAAAGCGTTCTGCCCTCGGAGGTGTGGCTGCCGCCCGGAGTCGTCCAGTGGCGCGTGCCGAAAAGATAAGCGTCAGCGTCGGCCATGCCCTCGTTGCTTATCTCCATAATATCGATTTCGCCGTTGCCCGCCCAGAGCGTTTCGTTCGCGAGCATCCAGAGCGCCGGAAAGGTGCCGTAGCCGTGAGGCAGACGGGCGCGCATTTCGATTCTGCCGTATGAGATCGAGTATTTGCCGGCCGTATCGACCATACCGGCTGCCGCGGCGTATCCGCCGTAGTCTCCGATATCCGCGCGGAGCACGAGACTGCCGTCTTCGATATAGACGTGTTCGTCGTCGCCGACATTTATCACGACGGCTTTGTCCGTCTGCAAATGTCCGTCTGCGCGGTTCCACTTCGACTCGTCGAAGTAATCAAATTCATCGGTCCAATCCTCGACCCAGCCGGGCTCGCTTATGCGCGCTATCGAGAACTGCTTCGCTCCCGACGTGACGGCGGTCGAGCGCACGCGCCGGCCGGAATAGGTTATCGCTCCGGCGTTTCTGATCACGAAGGTGAAGTATCCGTTTTTATACTGGATCGCCCATTCCTGCTTTGCGTTATTAAGGTCGACGTTTTCAGGCGAAAGCTCGCCGGACGCGTAGACGTCCTTTATCGTAAGCGCGGAGGCGCAGTATTTGTTTATTATCCTGTAACGGTTGCGAAGGGCCGGATCGCTGACGATCTGCCATTCCTGACGCTTTTCGACTTCGACCGGATCTTCGAGGACGAGCGTTCCGTCCGGGTCGTTCTCCGCGTAGGTCAACGCCTTACCGTTAGTGTCGTAGATTTTGTAATAGCAGTCCGCCGTGAAGCCCGGCTCCGTAAGGAGCGTTTCTTCATAGCCGGCGTATCCCGACTCCGCGGAAATCACGCCGGACGGAAGAAGCCCCGCGACGATAAGCAGCGATATTATAATTGCCGTCAGTTTTTTCATCAGATAAACCTCTTTAACGCTTGCTTTTATTCCGGATTTATCTCCGCGGTTACGGATGCGCCGGAAAACTCTCTGTATCTGTTCACCGTTACCAGCAGGTCGCTCAAAAACTCGCGGAAGCGTCTGCCGTCGCGGCATTTGAGCATCAGCCGGAACTTGTAGCGCGAAGAATACTTCGTTATGAGCTCTTTATTCGGCATCATAACGCGCATCGGGAGCTTCGGGTATTTCGTCTTCACCATTTCGCAGACGAGGTCGTAGAGCCGCTGCGAAACGCGTTCGCAGAACTCCTCCCCCGCAGCGCTGACATTCAGCACGCAAACGTCGCAGAACGGCGGATAGAGCATCTGCTTGCGGATGAGTATTTCGTCATCGTAAAACGCCTTGTAGTCCTGCTCGGCGCCGAGTTTAAGTATCGGGTGGTTCGGCGCGTAGGTCTGCACGACCGCTCTTCCCGCTTTGTGCCTGCCCGATCTGCCGATGACTTGCGTCATCATCGAGAAGGTGCGTTCGTCGGCGCGGAAGTCGGTGTCGAACAGCGACGCGTCCGCCGAAAGCACGCCGACAAGCGTTACGTTTTCAAAGTCAAGCCCCTTGGCGACCATCTGTGTGCCGAGGAGCACGTCGTACTCGCCTTTTCCGAAAGCGGAAAGCATATGCGAGTGCGATTCCTTCGACGAGGTCGTGTCCAGATCCATACGAAGCACGCGGACGCCCGGCAGAGCCGCTTCAAGCTCTTCTACGGCCTTCTGCGTGCCCGCGCCGCGGTAATGCACCGTAGGCGTTCCGCACGCCGGACAGATCTCGGTATATTCCTTCGACGCTCCGCAGTAGTGGCACATCAGACGCTTGTTCGCGCTGTGGTAGGTAAGCGGAATGTCGCAGTTGTCGCATTTGAGCGCCTCTCCGCATTCGGAGCAGACGCCGGCGGTGTTGTATCCCCGCCTGTTGAGCAGTATTATGGACTGCTCGCCCTTTTCGGCGTTCGCCTGCAGCTCGCCGAGCAGAAGCCGGCTTATGCAGGTTTTATTGCCGTCCGCCGCTTCGCCGCGCATATCCGCCATATACACGCCGGGGAGCCGGTTGTCGCCGTAGCGTTCATCCAGCTCGAAAAGCGAGTATCTGCCGGTCTTCGCGTGGTAGTAAGACGAGACCGACGGAGTAGCGGACGCGAGCAGAAGCAGCGCGTTGTTTTTCGCCGCCAGGAACTTCGCGACAGATTGCGCGTGGTATCTCGGCGACTGCTCGGAATAGTACGAGGAGACCTGCTCCTCGTCGATGATGATAAGCCCGACGTTTTTCAGCGGCGCGAATACGGCGGAGCGCGTTCCGACGGCGATCTTCGCGGCGCCGGATTCGAGGCGGCGGTATTCGTCCATACGTTCGCCTACGCCGAGAGCCGAATGGATGACCGCCACTATATCGCCGAACGCGGTGCGGAAGCGCCGCACGGCCTGCGGCGTCAGAGTTATCTCGGGGACGAGCATTATCACGTCCCTGCCGTCGGCGACCGCCTTTTTCGCAAGCTCGATATAGATGCCCGTCTTTCCGCTGCCGGTAACTCCGCGCAGCAGCGCGCATTTCGGCTCGTCCGCTTCGTAAAGCGCGACGAGGCCGTCGTAAACCTCGCGCTGTTTTTCGGTGAGCACGAACTTTTCGCCCGATTTCTCGCCTTTTTCGGGCGTACGGTCGACGCGTTCGCGGTAGATCCCGATGATCTCGCGCTTATCGAGTGTTTTCAGCACGCCCTGCGTCACGCCGGTGTAGTAGCAGACGTCTTTCAGCGTCGCCTCGCCGTTTTCAAGCAGGAAGCGGACTACGCTTTTGCCCTGCTCGGTGAGCAGCTTCGTCAGCAGAAGCTCCTCCGCCTCGTCGGGCGAAACGCGCAGGCGGCAGCTGCTTCTTACGGCGTCCGCGCCGAGGCGTTTCGATGCCGTTTCACGGCGGATTATCCCCTCTTCGCAGAGCAAATTCAGCGCCGCGACGTCGTGGAAAACACCCGCCTTCGATACGAAAGCGGCGACGGAAACGGGCTTTTTCGCCGCGGCGATGATGTCGTAGATCGACTTTTCCTCGTCGGTCATGACGTGGTCACCGTCGTACGCCTCGTTTACCGAGTACGCGTCGTAAAGCCGGTAGTTCAAGCCCGCCGGCAGTATGGCGCGGACGGCGTCGAAAAACGTGCAGAAGGTCGTTTCCTTCAAATAGCGC
This genomic interval carries:
- a CDS encoding leucine-rich repeat protein; translated protein: MKKLTAIIISLLIVAGLLPSGVISAESGYAGYEETLLTEPGFTADCYYKIYDTNGKALTYAENDPDGTLVLEDPVEVEKRQEWQIVSDPALRNRYRIINKYCASALTIKDVYASGELSPENVDLNNAKQEWAIQYKNGYFTFVIRNAGAITYSGRRVRSTAVTSGAKQFSIARISEPGWVEDWTDEFDYFDESKWNRADGHLQTDKAVVINVGDDEHVYIEDGSLVLRADIGDYGGYAAAAGMVDTAGKYSISYGRIEMRARLPHGYGTFPALWMLANETLWAGNGEIDIMEISNEGMADADAYLFGTRHWTTPGGSHTSEGRTLYTENRVPFSEEFHTFALEWENDQMRWFLDGMLYASHNPKANDDKYAFGDDPHFLILDNWIQGEDDGTLTPGKDYPEEYFYYIDRITVSKRETSCDYLPDETTPETTYTSTAADVVARSHDWDNEMPLAVSPDGGEIAVADGKGYIYIEDAATGLQKRMLTALPMVLLSAIEYSPDGSKLAVADFVGTILIYDTSDYDAPPLRICNGTVCHSKLLFTKDGTGLITADMPARAAHNGAGNQFDGSIVKLGCMRVFDIATGALRYETEIGGEGRGMTLSPDGGLLAVALLDGRCVLLETETFTVLAHLECGAAQARGVAFSSDSSMLAVTDERGGIYLFSVADQTLIRKLNTLKNTSMTSVRFSADDRKLLVNSSDNCARLYDVESGELLKILGGFSQAAHIAEFSPDGSRIAVASLDGRVKIYDADGGYRRTLVTSMTEHNGHVFSMKFSPSGEYVYATTYTFPKALHRWSVDGESGPASAAYDCDFFYKITDGEATVTGYRGNDRNIVVPETLGGCPVTVIGAAAFGGMGNYAKNVSITLPSTLKRIETEAFRNCWTLRELILPEGLEYIAKESIHGCKQLTELVIPDSVTFIGEDAFDWCHGLRKLVIGSGMKTVPSGICGNVRALKEVILREGVERVESDAFGTAPLEKLRFPSTMSDCADDAFASRNVKVYGTRGSYAETFCAGNTACVFVELIRGDIDGDGRISVTDALQVLRISLGMTKTDIDTVERMDMDADAALTVSDVLLIMRAAARIQ
- the priA gene encoding primosomal protein N'; the encoded protein is MDSLKFARVAVDGATYGMDKLYDYRVPPKIADNAAVGCRVIVPFGRSSGKRQGIIMEISDVSDVTKIKPLTALLDASPILSDAQLELVRYLKETTFCTFFDAVRAILPAGLNYRLYDAYSVNEAYDGDHVMTDEEKSIYDIIAAAKKPVSVAAFVSKAGVFHDVAALNLLCEEGIIRRETASKRLGADAVRSSCRLRVSPDEAEELLLTKLLTEQGKSVVRFLLENGEATLKDVCYYTGVTQGVLKTLDKREIIGIYRERVDRTPEKGEKSGEKFVLTEKQREVYDGLVALYEADEPKCALLRGVTGSGKTGIYIELAKKAVADGRDVIMLVPEITLTPQAVRRFRTAFGDIVAVIHSALGVGERMDEYRRLESGAAKIAVGTRSAVFAPLKNVGLIIIDEEQVSSYYSEQSPRYHAQSVAKFLAAKNNALLLLASATPSVSSYYHAKTGRYSLFELDERYGDNRLPGVYMADMRGEAADGNKTCISRLLLGELQANAEKGEQSIILLNRRGYNTAGVCSECGEALKCDNCDIPLTYHSANKRLMCHYCGASKEYTEICPACGTPTVHYRGAGTQKAVEELEAALPGVRVLRMDLDTTSSKESHSHMLSAFGKGEYDVLLGTQMVAKGLDFENVTLVGVLSADASLFDTDFRADERTFSMMTQVIGRSGRHKAGRAVVQTYAPNHPILKLGAEQDYKAFYDDEILIRKQMLYPPFCDVCVLNVSAAGEEFCERVSQRLYDLVCEMVKTKYPKLPMRVMMPNKELITKYSSRYKFRLMLKCRDGRRFREFLSDLLVTVNRYREFSGASVTAEINPE